The Methanobrevibacter millerae genome includes the window ACTCCTAAATCAACATCCACATCAAGTTGATCATTTTCATAATTGAGTTCAATATCCAAATCAAGGTCTTCAAGTTCCTTTGTTGAAATAACCTTTGAAACTTCAATTTCGAGAATTTCACCAAAATCAGTAGAAATAGTATCTAAATCCTCGGAGGATAATTTTTTAAGTTTTGACATAATAATCAAAAAAAAGAATAGAAATTAAGCTCCATTAGGAGCCATTCCTTGCATAGCAGCTTGAATATTAGTTTGCATTTCTTCAAGTTTTTTCATGACTCTTTCTTCTTGGCGAGCCATTGTTTGTTTTCTTAACTTGAGGGTTTCTAACTTATCTTCAGCTTCATCTAAAGCATCTTTATAATCTACTTTAATAAGTAAATTACCTGCTTGTTTGAATACTTCAGTATTTTCATCAGTATTATTTAATTCTTCTAATGCTTTTTCAGTTTCTTGAATTTGAACTTCTACAGTTTGAATTTGCATAGTTACAGCTTGAGCTTGTTGTTGTAACTGTTGAAACTGATTTAATTGTTCTTGAATATTTTCAGGAATTTCCATATAATCACCTTTTAATTTTATATATTTGTTAAGTTATTTATTTGTAATGATAAATTAATCCACTTGATAGCGGAATTTACAGAAGCTCTAAATGATGTAGAGTCTTGAGCATCAATATCAATAATAATAAAATTATCCTTTAAAGTTAAATCCATAGAAGACCTGTAATCAGGAGCCGTTTGAAATTCTAAAATAATAGAATCATAAATTATCTTTGCTTGATTGGAATTATCAAACTCGACGTTAATTTGACTTTTTACAGATTCCAAAGGACTATTCTCTATCATTGTTATCTAAAATCTTTTTAATATTAATTTGGAAATCAGTTTTATCTCCAAATTTATTAATAAAATTTATTTTAGCTACTAAATCATCATAGCCATTAGTAATATTAATATAATTCTCTTCAGCCTTATCAACAAGTTCAAAACCTAAAATATCACTTAAGCAGTTTAGTTTTTGAACTTCACTGACTATTTTCAATTTAGATGGTGAAATATTTAGCCTTTCATTTGTTGTAGTAACACTAATTAAAACAGTAATCAGCACTTCACCCTTATTGGAATAAAATGTGATTCTACTAGGATTTCCTTTTATTTCATTAACAATAGCTAAATTAATTTCATCTTCATCAAGAGCCCTTAATAAAAGTTCTCTCATATTCATTTTACCTCTGTTAACAGATGTAGAATCTGTTGCATGAGCTAAATTTTTACAAAATTTTCTTGTTTTTTGAGAAGGTTTTCTAGATGTTGAAATTAACATTTAAATCAAAAATAGTAAAAAAATTATAGATAAAACAAGATAAAATCTTGATTTTATTCTATTTTTTAAGGCCAATTCTGTTAGCCATATTCCCATCAGGAACACTTGCTGATACCCAACGGGTTACTTCTGGAACATTTTTAAATAAAATCCTATATCTACAATTAGGACATTTATTATCCATGTAGCTTTTTTGATCTACTTCTGTTCCACAACGTGGACACTTATACAAGGATTATTCCTCCACTTTAATGTCTCTGATACTACGTGCTGCAGATTTAACCATAGGGGTTTGAGGAACATAAGCTCCACCGGTGAATACTGCACCACATTTTCTACATTTCCAAATTCCAGCAGCTTGTCTTTTTACATATGGTCTATCACATTTAGGGCAAACATGATTTTTTTTCATGTTTTCTTCGATGATTTTAACAGATCTTTTAGCTTTTCTTCCGTATCTTGCACCGAACCTACCTGTAATACCAACTTTTTTAGTTCTTGCCATTTTAATTTCTCTCCATTATAAAAATAATAATAAAAAATGTAAATCAATTAGATTTACCATGATTAAAAACAATCATAAAATTATCTAATGTAATAATATTGTATCACATCATATTTAAAGTTAATGGAAAATTTAAGAAAATAATAGTATTTTCTCAAGATACCATCAAATTTAGACCTCTTATCTTAATCGAAAGTGTGATAATTAGGACTTTCATTAGTGATTAACAAATCATGAGGATGTGACTCTTTAATACCACTACTAGTAATTCTTACGAATTGAGCTTTTTTCTGCATGTCAGCAATATCTTTAGCTCCACAGTAACCCATTGAAGATTTTAAACCACCAACTAATTGGAATAAAATTTCACTTACTGTTCCTTTGTATGGTACTGCACCTTCAATTCCTTCAGGGACATACTTGGTGTGGTTCATTTTACTTTTAGAACCTTGGAAGTATCTATCAGCACCGCCGTCATATTCACTGGTCATAGCACCCATGGATCCCATTCCACGGTATTTTTTGTATTGTTTTCCATTCATAACAACAACATCACCAGGAGCTTCATAAGATGCTGCAAGCAAATTACCTAACATTACTGCATCCGCACCTGCACCGATAGCTTTTGCAATGTCACCTGAGTATCTGATACCACCGTCAGCAATAACAGGAATTCCAGCGTCAGCTGCTACATCAGCAACATCTGAAATCGCAGTAAGTTGTGGTACACCAACACCAGCCACAATACGAGTAGTACACATTGAACCTGGACCGATACCAACTTTTAGAGCATCTACACCCATAGCGATCAAGTCTTCAGCAGCTTCTGCAGTTGCAATATTTCCAACACATAACTCCGCATCAATATTGTCCTTTATGGTTTCAGTAAACTTAACAACATTCATGTTATGTGCATGAGCACAGTCGATTGAAATAATATCTGCACCAGCTTCATCCAAAGCCATTGCTCTTTCCAAATCAAACGGACCTGATGCGGCTGCAACCAAATAGTTTCCATTTTTGTCACGTGCAGCATTAGGATATTGAGCTTGGTTTAAAATATCTTTAATAGTGATAATACCAACCAATTTGCCATCATGAAGAACAGGTAATCTTTCTACCTTATTTTCATAAGCAATATTCAATGCTTCTTCAGCAGTAATTGGCTCTTCGACAGTAACAACATCGGAAGTCATTATATCTTTGACTGTCTTATTTGGTTCTGATTTTAAAACT containing:
- a CDS encoding DUF3194 domain-containing protein, which encodes MSKLKKLSSEDLDTISTDFGEILEIEVSKVISTKELEDLDLDIELNYENDQLDVDVDLGVLFDELSEINQDMLNEAIDSAYLKFDSYIDENFRE
- a CDS encoding prefoldin subunit beta is translated as MEIPENIQEQLNQFQQLQQQAQAVTMQIQTVEVQIQETEKALEELNNTDENTEVFKQAGNLLIKVDYKDALDEAEDKLETLKLRKQTMARQEERVMKKLEEMQTNIQAAMQGMAPNGA
- a CDS encoding KEOPS complex subunit Pcc1, with product MIENSPLESVKSQINVEFDNSNQAKIIYDSIILEFQTAPDYRSSMDLTLKDNFIIIDIDAQDSTSFRASVNSAIKWINLSLQINNLTNI
- a CDS encoding Brix domain-containing protein, with translation MLISTSRKPSQKTRKFCKNLAHATDSTSVNRGKMNMRELLLRALDEDEINLAIVNEIKGNPSRITFYSNKGEVLITVLISVTTTNERLNISPSKLKIVSEVQKLNCLSDILGFELVDKAEENYINITNGYDDLVAKINFINKFGDKTDFQINIKKILDNNDRE
- the rpl37A gene encoding 50S ribosomal protein L37Ae, translating into MARTKKVGITGRFGARYGRKAKRSVKIIEENMKKNHVCPKCDRPYVKRQAAGIWKCRKCGAVFTGGAYVPQTPMVKSAARSIRDIKVEE
- the guaB gene encoding IMP dehydrogenase — protein: MYSKKVQEARMSYTFDDFLLTPNASYVEPKDIDTKIELSKGIKLNIPILSAAMDTVTEAELAIAMAQEGGIGVIHRNISLERQVEEVKKVKSAEDLTIRDVVTITPDSTILDVQSKMQDELISGLPVVDGDEIIGIISKRDIRPVLKSEPNKTVKDIMTSDVVTVEEPITAEEALNIAYENKVERLPVLHDGKLVGIITIKDILNQAQYPNAARDKNGNYLVAAASGPFDLERAMALDEAGADIISIDCAHAHNMNVVKFTETIKDNIDAELCVGNIATAEAAEDLIAMGVDALKVGIGPGSMCTTRIVAGVGVPQLTAISDVADVAADAGIPVIADGGIRYSGDIAKAIGAGADAVMLGNLLAASYEAPGDVVVMNGKQYKKYRGMGSMGAMTSEYDGGADRYFQGSKSKMNHTKYVPEGIEGAVPYKGTVSEILFQLVGGLKSSMGYCGAKDIADMQKKAQFVRITSSGIKESHPHDLLITNESPNYHTFD